A stretch of Arachis hypogaea cultivar Tifrunner chromosome 15, arahy.Tifrunner.gnm2.J5K5, whole genome shotgun sequence DNA encodes these proteins:
- the LOC112751113 gene encoding uncharacterized protein isoform X3, producing the protein MLRAASFSRFSFSLHIPSFLVPYVFPFRFPSRSCSMSSLHSHSELTSPRHVDEAVDSFTRMLSMRRTPSIIQFNQILGSLAKTHHFPTTISLFQQLQTRGIAPSIVTMNILINCCCGMGRITLAFSILAKIFRMGFQPNTITLNTLIKGLCLCGNVEKALHFHDRVLAHGFHFDQFTYATLINGLGKTGHTAAAIQVLKKIPRYGTVPNVVIYNTIIDSLCKDTLVSEAFHFYSEMLARGISPNVITYTTLIFGLCLVGQLKEAIDLLNHMMLKNIIPNVRTYNTLIDGLCKEGNIKDAKSVLAVMTKDAVEPTVVTYNCLMDGYCLVNELNKAKCIFDTMARIGMAPNIRSYNIIINGLCKSKLMDDALNLFEEMRRKNLVPNTVTYNTLIDGLGKSGRISCASKLLVEMHNKGQPADIITYNSLLDAMFNIKQLDKALMLFIQMKESGIDPNICTYNILIDGLCKSGRLIDAKEIFQDLSIKNHRPNVTTYTIMIDGLCKEGLFEEALALLSEMEDNGCLPNAVTFENVIRALFEKGSPTEEKDEHEPESGQETQVDENLGPTLPHHRVHPKGSSSSQLEHSKPVEGLGINLLLDPKLAAVQHTPSQVTYGKNIPVAAAAAAAAAAVVASSMVAAVAKSNTDSNIELPVAAAATATAAAVVATTASVSKQYEQGSRSDGHMDGTGYEPKGSGDGENIVVGANSEGDRISDRSIVSNDSTKSDFTFDDVAEYDIPLEEITLGERIGLGS; encoded by the exons ATGTTGCGTGCAGCATCATTCTCCAGGTTCAGCTTCTCTCTTCATATCCCCTCTTTTCTTGTGCCCTATGTTTTCCCTTTTCGCTTTCCTTCCCGTTCATgttcaatgtcaagccttcacTCTCATTCTGAGCTCACATCCCCTCGCCATGTTGATGAAGCTGTTGATTCCTTCACTCGCATGCTCTCTATGCGTCGCACTCCATCCATTATCCAATTTAACCAGATTTTGGGGTCCCTTGCCAAGACGCACCATTTCCCAACCACCATTTCCCTTTTTCAGCAATTGCAAACCAGGGGAATTGCGCCCAGCATAGTTACTATGAATATTTTAATCAATTGTTGCTGCGGCATGGGTCGGATCACTCTCGCTTTCTCTATATTGGCCAAGATTTTCAGGATGGGTTTTCAGCCAAATACCATAACATTGAATACACTCATTAAAGGTCTCTGTCTCTGTGGTAATGTTGAAAAAGCACTGCACTTTCACGACAGAGTGCTGGCTCATGGATTTCACTTCGACCAATTCACTTATGCAACTTTGATAAATGGGCTCGGTAAGACCGGACACACAGCAGCTGCTATTCAAGTGTTGAAAAAGATCCCACGGTATGGCACTGTTCCTAATGTCGTCATCTACAACACAATTATTGATAGCCTCTGCAAGGATACACTtgtaagtgaggcttttcatttcTATTCTGAAATGCTTGCTAGGGGAATTTCTCCTAATGTCATCACCTATACCACTCTAATTTTTGGATTGTGCCTTGTGGGTCAACTTAAGGAAGCCATTGATTTACTAAATCATATGATGCTGAAAAACATTATTCCAAATGTTCGTACCTATAATACTTTGATTGATGGACTATGTAAGGAGGGAAATATCAAAGATGCTAAGAGTGTGTTGGCTGTGATGACAAAAGATGCTGTGGAACCAACTGTGGTTACTTATAATTGTTTAATGGATGGGTATTGCTTGGTTAACGAATTAAACAAGGCAAAATGTATATTCGACACAATGGCCCGGATAGGAATGGCTCCTAATATCCGAagttacaatattattattaatggctTGTGCAAAAGTAAATTGATGGATGATGCCTTGAATCTCTTTGAAGAGATGCGTCGCAAGAACTTGGTTCCTAACACGGTAACTTACAATACTCTAATTGATGGTTTGGGAAAATCAGGGAGAATCTCTTGTGCTTCAAAGCTTCTTGTTGAGATGCATAATAAAGGTCAACCTGCTGATATAATCACTTACAATTCCTTGTTGGATGCGATGTTCAATATCAAACAACTTGACAAGGCACTTATGTTATTTATTCAGATGAAAGAGAGTGGCATTGATCCAAATATATGCACGTATAATATACTTATTGATGGCCTATGTAAAAGTGGAAGACTTATAGATGCAAAAGAGATTTTTCAAGATCTTTCCATTAAAAACCATCGTCCAAATGTGACGACATACACTATTATGATCGATGGGCTCTGCAAAGAGGGCTTATTTGAAGAAGCATTGGCCCTGCTGTCGGAAATGGAAGACAATGGTTGCTTACCAAATGCTGTGACTTTTGAAAACGTTATTCGTGCTTTGTTTGAAAAAG GCTCCCCAActgaagaaaaagatgaacaCGAACCAGAAAGTGGACAAGAGACTCAGGTTGACGAGAATCTCGGTCCTACTTTGCCTCACCACAGAGTTCATCCGAAAGGAAGTTCAAGCAGCCAGCTGGAGCACTCTAAGCCTGTTGAAGGTTTAGGAATAAACCTTCTTCTTGATCCGAAGTTAGCAGCTGTACAACATACACCATCCCAGGTAACATATGGGAAAAATATTCCAGTTGCGGCTGCTGCAGCTGCTGCAGCTGCTGCTGTTGTTGCTTCCTCTATGGTAGCTGCTGTAGCAAAGTCAAACACTGACTCGAACATTGAGCTTCCAGTAGCTGCAGCGGCCACTGCAACTGCTGCAGCTGTAGTAGCAACCACTGCATCTGTCAGCAAACAGTATGAGCAAGGCAGTCGAAGTGACGGACACATGGATGGCACTGGCTATGAGCCAAAGGGTAGTGGTGATGGTGAGAATATTGTGGTAGGAGCAAATTCAGAAGGTGATAGAATATCTGATAGATCTATAGTAAGCAATGACAGTACAAAATCTGATTTTACATTTGATGATGTTGCCGAGTATGACATTCCGTTGGAGGAAATCACACTGGGTGAACGTATCGGACTTG GATCGTAA
- the LOC112751113 gene encoding uncharacterized protein isoform X2, with protein sequence MLRAASFSRFSFSLHIPSFLVPYVFPFRFPSRSCSMSSLHSHSELTSPRHVDEAVDSFTRMLSMRRTPSIIQFNQILGSLAKTHHFPTTISLFQQLQTRGIAPSIVTMNILINCCCGMGRITLAFSILAKIFRMGFQPNTITLNTLIKGLCLCGNVEKALHFHDRVLAHGFHFDQFTYATLINGLGKTGHTAAAIQVLKKIPRYGTVPNVVIYNTIIDSLCKDTLVSEAFHFYSEMLARGISPNVITYTTLIFGLCLVGQLKEAIDLLNHMMLKNIIPNVRTYNTLIDGLCKEGNIKDAKSVLAVMTKDAVEPTVVTYNCLMDGYCLVNELNKAKCIFDTMARIGMAPNIRSYNIIINGLCKSKLMDDALNLFEEMRRKNLVPNTVTYNTLIDGLGKSGRISCASKLLVEMHNKGQPADIITYNSLLDAMFNIKQLDKALMLFIQMKESGIDPNICTYNILIDGLCKSGRLIDAKEIFQDLSIKNHRPNVTTYTIMIDGLCKEGLFEEALALLSEMEDNGCLPNAVTFENVIRALFEKGSPTEEKDEHEPESGQETQVDENLGPTLPHHRVHPKGSSSSQLEHSKPVEGLGINLLLDPKLAAVQHTPSQVTYGKNIPVAAAAAAAAAAVVASSMVAAVAKSNTDSNIELPVAAAATATAAAVVATTASVSKQYEQGSRSDGHMDGTGYEPKGSGDGENIVVGANSEGDRISDRSIVSNDSTKSDFTFDDVAEYDIPLEEITLGERIGLGSCCKKIS encoded by the exons ATGTTGCGTGCAGCATCATTCTCCAGGTTCAGCTTCTCTCTTCATATCCCCTCTTTTCTTGTGCCCTATGTTTTCCCTTTTCGCTTTCCTTCCCGTTCATgttcaatgtcaagccttcacTCTCATTCTGAGCTCACATCCCCTCGCCATGTTGATGAAGCTGTTGATTCCTTCACTCGCATGCTCTCTATGCGTCGCACTCCATCCATTATCCAATTTAACCAGATTTTGGGGTCCCTTGCCAAGACGCACCATTTCCCAACCACCATTTCCCTTTTTCAGCAATTGCAAACCAGGGGAATTGCGCCCAGCATAGTTACTATGAATATTTTAATCAATTGTTGCTGCGGCATGGGTCGGATCACTCTCGCTTTCTCTATATTGGCCAAGATTTTCAGGATGGGTTTTCAGCCAAATACCATAACATTGAATACACTCATTAAAGGTCTCTGTCTCTGTGGTAATGTTGAAAAAGCACTGCACTTTCACGACAGAGTGCTGGCTCATGGATTTCACTTCGACCAATTCACTTATGCAACTTTGATAAATGGGCTCGGTAAGACCGGACACACAGCAGCTGCTATTCAAGTGTTGAAAAAGATCCCACGGTATGGCACTGTTCCTAATGTCGTCATCTACAACACAATTATTGATAGCCTCTGCAAGGATACACTtgtaagtgaggcttttcatttcTATTCTGAAATGCTTGCTAGGGGAATTTCTCCTAATGTCATCACCTATACCACTCTAATTTTTGGATTGTGCCTTGTGGGTCAACTTAAGGAAGCCATTGATTTACTAAATCATATGATGCTGAAAAACATTATTCCAAATGTTCGTACCTATAATACTTTGATTGATGGACTATGTAAGGAGGGAAATATCAAAGATGCTAAGAGTGTGTTGGCTGTGATGACAAAAGATGCTGTGGAACCAACTGTGGTTACTTATAATTGTTTAATGGATGGGTATTGCTTGGTTAACGAATTAAACAAGGCAAAATGTATATTCGACACAATGGCCCGGATAGGAATGGCTCCTAATATCCGAagttacaatattattattaatggctTGTGCAAAAGTAAATTGATGGATGATGCCTTGAATCTCTTTGAAGAGATGCGTCGCAAGAACTTGGTTCCTAACACGGTAACTTACAATACTCTAATTGATGGTTTGGGAAAATCAGGGAGAATCTCTTGTGCTTCAAAGCTTCTTGTTGAGATGCATAATAAAGGTCAACCTGCTGATATAATCACTTACAATTCCTTGTTGGATGCGATGTTCAATATCAAACAACTTGACAAGGCACTTATGTTATTTATTCAGATGAAAGAGAGTGGCATTGATCCAAATATATGCACGTATAATATACTTATTGATGGCCTATGTAAAAGTGGAAGACTTATAGATGCAAAAGAGATTTTTCAAGATCTTTCCATTAAAAACCATCGTCCAAATGTGACGACATACACTATTATGATCGATGGGCTCTGCAAAGAGGGCTTATTTGAAGAAGCATTGGCCCTGCTGTCGGAAATGGAAGACAATGGTTGCTTACCAAATGCTGTGACTTTTGAAAACGTTATTCGTGCTTTGTTTGAAAAAG GCTCCCCAActgaagaaaaagatgaacaCGAACCAGAAAGTGGACAAGAGACTCAGGTTGACGAGAATCTCGGTCCTACTTTGCCTCACCACAGAGTTCATCCGAAAGGAAGTTCAAGCAGCCAGCTGGAGCACTCTAAGCCTGTTGAAGGTTTAGGAATAAACCTTCTTCTTGATCCGAAGTTAGCAGCTGTACAACATACACCATCCCAGGTAACATATGGGAAAAATATTCCAGTTGCGGCTGCTGCAGCTGCTGCAGCTGCTGCTGTTGTTGCTTCCTCTATGGTAGCTGCTGTAGCAAAGTCAAACACTGACTCGAACATTGAGCTTCCAGTAGCTGCAGCGGCCACTGCAACTGCTGCAGCTGTAGTAGCAACCACTGCATCTGTCAGCAAACAGTATGAGCAAGGCAGTCGAAGTGACGGACACATGGATGGCACTGGCTATGAGCCAAAGGGTAGTGGTGATGGTGAGAATATTGTGGTAGGAGCAAATTCAGAAGGTGATAGAATATCTGATAGATCTATAGTAAGCAATGACAGTACAAAATCTGATTTTACATTTGATGATGTTGCCGAGTATGACATTCCGTTGGAGGAAATCACACTGGGTGAACGTATCGGACTTG GAAGTTGCTGTAAAAAGATTTCTTGA
- the LOC112751113 gene encoding uncharacterized protein isoform X1, translating into MLRAASFSRFSFSLHIPSFLVPYVFPFRFPSRSCSMSSLHSHSELTSPRHVDEAVDSFTRMLSMRRTPSIIQFNQILGSLAKTHHFPTTISLFQQLQTRGIAPSIVTMNILINCCCGMGRITLAFSILAKIFRMGFQPNTITLNTLIKGLCLCGNVEKALHFHDRVLAHGFHFDQFTYATLINGLGKTGHTAAAIQVLKKIPRYGTVPNVVIYNTIIDSLCKDTLVSEAFHFYSEMLARGISPNVITYTTLIFGLCLVGQLKEAIDLLNHMMLKNIIPNVRTYNTLIDGLCKEGNIKDAKSVLAVMTKDAVEPTVVTYNCLMDGYCLVNELNKAKCIFDTMARIGMAPNIRSYNIIINGLCKSKLMDDALNLFEEMRRKNLVPNTVTYNTLIDGLGKSGRISCASKLLVEMHNKGQPADIITYNSLLDAMFNIKQLDKALMLFIQMKESGIDPNICTYNILIDGLCKSGRLIDAKEIFQDLSIKNHRPNVTTYTIMIDGLCKEGLFEEALALLSEMEDNGCLPNAVTFENVIRALFEKGSPTEEKDEHEPESGQETQVDENLGPTLPHHRVHPKGSSSSQLEHSKPVEGLGINLLLDPKLAAVQHTPSQVTYGKNIPVAAAAAAAAAAVVASSMVAAVAKSNTDSNIELPVAAAATATAAAVVATTASVSKQYEQGSRSDGHMDGTGYEPKGSGDGENIVVGANSEGDRISDRSIVSNDSTKSDFTFDDVAEYDIPLEEITLGERIGLGINCTLLYKIWLHSFVRWCYL; encoded by the exons ATGTTGCGTGCAGCATCATTCTCCAGGTTCAGCTTCTCTCTTCATATCCCCTCTTTTCTTGTGCCCTATGTTTTCCCTTTTCGCTTTCCTTCCCGTTCATgttcaatgtcaagccttcacTCTCATTCTGAGCTCACATCCCCTCGCCATGTTGATGAAGCTGTTGATTCCTTCACTCGCATGCTCTCTATGCGTCGCACTCCATCCATTATCCAATTTAACCAGATTTTGGGGTCCCTTGCCAAGACGCACCATTTCCCAACCACCATTTCCCTTTTTCAGCAATTGCAAACCAGGGGAATTGCGCCCAGCATAGTTACTATGAATATTTTAATCAATTGTTGCTGCGGCATGGGTCGGATCACTCTCGCTTTCTCTATATTGGCCAAGATTTTCAGGATGGGTTTTCAGCCAAATACCATAACATTGAATACACTCATTAAAGGTCTCTGTCTCTGTGGTAATGTTGAAAAAGCACTGCACTTTCACGACAGAGTGCTGGCTCATGGATTTCACTTCGACCAATTCACTTATGCAACTTTGATAAATGGGCTCGGTAAGACCGGACACACAGCAGCTGCTATTCAAGTGTTGAAAAAGATCCCACGGTATGGCACTGTTCCTAATGTCGTCATCTACAACACAATTATTGATAGCCTCTGCAAGGATACACTtgtaagtgaggcttttcatttcTATTCTGAAATGCTTGCTAGGGGAATTTCTCCTAATGTCATCACCTATACCACTCTAATTTTTGGATTGTGCCTTGTGGGTCAACTTAAGGAAGCCATTGATTTACTAAATCATATGATGCTGAAAAACATTATTCCAAATGTTCGTACCTATAATACTTTGATTGATGGACTATGTAAGGAGGGAAATATCAAAGATGCTAAGAGTGTGTTGGCTGTGATGACAAAAGATGCTGTGGAACCAACTGTGGTTACTTATAATTGTTTAATGGATGGGTATTGCTTGGTTAACGAATTAAACAAGGCAAAATGTATATTCGACACAATGGCCCGGATAGGAATGGCTCCTAATATCCGAagttacaatattattattaatggctTGTGCAAAAGTAAATTGATGGATGATGCCTTGAATCTCTTTGAAGAGATGCGTCGCAAGAACTTGGTTCCTAACACGGTAACTTACAATACTCTAATTGATGGTTTGGGAAAATCAGGGAGAATCTCTTGTGCTTCAAAGCTTCTTGTTGAGATGCATAATAAAGGTCAACCTGCTGATATAATCACTTACAATTCCTTGTTGGATGCGATGTTCAATATCAAACAACTTGACAAGGCACTTATGTTATTTATTCAGATGAAAGAGAGTGGCATTGATCCAAATATATGCACGTATAATATACTTATTGATGGCCTATGTAAAAGTGGAAGACTTATAGATGCAAAAGAGATTTTTCAAGATCTTTCCATTAAAAACCATCGTCCAAATGTGACGACATACACTATTATGATCGATGGGCTCTGCAAAGAGGGCTTATTTGAAGAAGCATTGGCCCTGCTGTCGGAAATGGAAGACAATGGTTGCTTACCAAATGCTGTGACTTTTGAAAACGTTATTCGTGCTTTGTTTGAAAAAG GCTCCCCAActgaagaaaaagatgaacaCGAACCAGAAAGTGGACAAGAGACTCAGGTTGACGAGAATCTCGGTCCTACTTTGCCTCACCACAGAGTTCATCCGAAAGGAAGTTCAAGCAGCCAGCTGGAGCACTCTAAGCCTGTTGAAGGTTTAGGAATAAACCTTCTTCTTGATCCGAAGTTAGCAGCTGTACAACATACACCATCCCAGGTAACATATGGGAAAAATATTCCAGTTGCGGCTGCTGCAGCTGCTGCAGCTGCTGCTGTTGTTGCTTCCTCTATGGTAGCTGCTGTAGCAAAGTCAAACACTGACTCGAACATTGAGCTTCCAGTAGCTGCAGCGGCCACTGCAACTGCTGCAGCTGTAGTAGCAACCACTGCATCTGTCAGCAAACAGTATGAGCAAGGCAGTCGAAGTGACGGACACATGGATGGCACTGGCTATGAGCCAAAGGGTAGTGGTGATGGTGAGAATATTGTGGTAGGAGCAAATTCAGAAGGTGATAGAATATCTGATAGATCTATAGTAAGCAATGACAGTACAAAATCTGATTTTACATTTGATGATGTTGCCGAGTATGACATTCCGTTGGAGGAAATCACACTGGGTGAACGTATCGGACTTGGTATTAACTGTACTTTGCTCTATAAGATTTGGTTACATTCTTTTGTTAGATGGtgttatttatag